The Penicillium psychrofluorescens genome assembly, chromosome: 2 nucleotide sequence CCGGCGTGGAAGATGAGAGTACCAGCTGGTGCAGGGTCAAGGGTCATTGGTGTACCCTTGGCATACGAGCCAGGGTAGCCGCCAGCCACGGCGAcgacggtggtggagaaCTTGGGCTCAATCTTGACGGAGACACCATCGAGCCAGTGCTCAGTACACGCGACCATGATCTGCGCCAGATCGGTGTCTTCGCTCAACAGCGGCAACAGAGTCTGCGTCTCGGGATCACCGCCCCGTACGTTATACTCGAGAACCTTGGGCCCATTCTTGGTCATCATAAGGCCGGTGAACAAGATACCGACAAAGGGGAAGCCTACCCAGAAGAACGGTTAGCAGCAATTTAGCATGGCAGTCATGCTGTACGTACCATCTCTTCTCATTCCATCCACGGACGGCTGGATAATGGTCCGgtcaatctcttccatgaCCTCCTTGGGAGCAATGCGCGTAGGCGCATAGCAACCCATACCGCCCGTGTTGGGGCCTTGGTCACCGTCAAAGATGCGCTTGTGATCCTGCGCTGGAGGCAGCGAGCGGATGGTATAGCCATCACTGAAAGTGAGCACGCTCAGTTCGTCGCCCTCGAGGTACTCTTCAATGACCACCTCGTCACCGGCCTTGCCGAACTGATGGTCCAgcatcatctccttcagccCCTGGTGcgcctcctccttggtggcTGGGAGGAGAACACCCTTGCCACCAGCAAGACCATCGGCCTTGATCACCACATTGTGCGAGACGGAGTCGAGGTAGCGGCAGGCAGAGTCGTAATCGGAGAAATTGCCAAACTCAGCGGTGGGGATCTGGTGGCGCTTCATGAAGTCCTTCGAGAAGGTCTTCGAGCCCTCCATACGGGCAGCAGCCTTGGACGGACCGAAGCATCGGATACCGACTATTACGGAGTGGTGTTAGCTAGGAACTCGAAGTGGTCATGACCGAACTTACCGGCCTGGAAATAGCCTTGAATGCCATCTACCAACGGCGCCTCGGGGCCCGGCACCACGAGGTTCACCTTATTCGTCTGTGCAAATGCCACCAGGGCGGGGTAGTTATCGCCCTTAACATTGACGTTGGTGATCTTGGAGTTGCCCAGGCCCGTGCCGCCGTTTCCGGGAGCGACGTAGACGGCATCGACGAGGGGCGATTGGCTCAACTTCCAGGCCAGAGCGTGCTCACggccgccattgccgacGATTAGCACGCGCAATTGTTCCGGAACCATGGTGGGAGCAGCGTCTCGAGGGACTACTGGGTGGAGGGTTAGCGATTGTGGGCTTTCTTCCGCGGGGTATGGACGATTGCCCCTCTAATTAGACAGAAGCATTGGAAGGCAATGAAtgagaaaagagaggaggaaatcaaggCATTGGAAGATAGCAGAGAAAAACTTACCTCGCGCGGGAGACTGAGAAGCAATTGCAGCGggaggatggtggaggagcgACGAGATGATCATCGATTTTCTTATCgttgactttttttttctcctccGGGACGGTGTTTCTCCGGCACCACCTGCGATCCTTACAGTGGCTCGGATTGTATACCTAGTTATCGAACTACTGAAGAAATTCATCTAAGGAGAATGTGTAATAGTCATAGCAGTTCAATGGAGGAATAATCTGTAGTTTGGTCCTTTTCTCTCTAGCCCCAAaaatccatccatcaccaaCTACATGTATATACCTGCTCAATCCGGATCCAGGTTTCTGCACAACAGCCATTTCCATCCAAATATCAAATCTAGACTATCATTTCCCCCTGGTTTCTTCCTCTTGGACAACCAGCTGCATTGTTCTTCATGTCTGTGCCTCAGGCTCCCAGAGTTCTAAAGCGGTGACTCGCGGCAGACAAAAAAACGCGCGCGAGATTCGAATCGATGCTCTCAATTCGTTACGTTCCAGAACACCATTTGATAGCCCGCGAGCTCTCTATATCTTTCTGTTTCTCTTTTTCAGGCTCGCATGTTTCGGGCCTCGCTGCGGTCGGTCTCAGACCCTCTCCGCGACCATGTCTGCCTCTCCTGTCTAGCCCGCCGGGTTGGGTCTCCCAACAAGCTACGCGCCTTTCACAGCACATCTCTTTTCATTAGCAGAAACAAGAGGACACGACCTCACTTTCTGACACAAACGCGGTTCCGGGGATATGCAGCTGAGACCCAGGTACGGAGCTTGTCATCTTTTCTCTTGTCCCGCGGAAAGGAGTACTAAAAGAGTTTCTTGCAGGAATCTCCGGATAAAAACCAGACTGGGAAGACCTCTAAAACCCTGCATCCAGACTCTCAAGAGTCCATCCAAGTGACAGCACAGCCCATTAGCGCGGCGGAAAAGTTCAGTCGCCAGCCACAGCCACAGCCATCGCGAGACGAacaagaaagacaagaagaggaaagagagcaaggaggggaagggaaaaaagaaaagaaaaaaactCTTCCTGTGGGCAACACGAAACGTAAGGCGAGGCTAAAGGccaaacagaaaaagaaggctACATCATTAGCCTTATCACAGGCAGACAAGAAGGCGGCCGGAAAAGATCTCACCGAAAATGAGAAAGCGGCTGAAGACaagaaggtgaaggagaagaggaagaaggccactGGAGCAAGGAAAAAGGCTGCCGCCGAAGATTCGACGGCCGCTGcagacaagaaggagaagaagaagaagaaagagaagaggggGAAGGCCGCtgaagaaaagaaggccCGTTTAGAAAAGATGAAGGCCGCCGCTACAGACACGACGGCCACCGcagacaagaaggagaagaagaaaaaggagaagaagagcgctGCAGACAAGCAAGACACCGACAAGCAGGAGGTCAAGGGACAGAACGAAGAGGTTGCAGCTCCCCGAGTGACCGAGCAGCCTAATCCACTGCCCCCCCGGAAGGCGaagcgagagcgagaggaaAATCCCGCAACCAAGTCAAAGTCCATACTCCGGCAAGACGAAGGCTCCCTACACGCACGGCAGCCATTGACCCGTGAGTGCCGCTAGAGAATCATTCTTAGAACCCCAGCTGACTCTACTTCTTCTCCCAAGCATTGGATATCCCCCTGGCCCCTGTTCCAACTTTGTCATTTGGCCTTGAACGGGTGCTTTTCAAGTAAGCTGCTTCTTTTTGCCAGAGGATTTGTGAAACTAACACGATACAGTCCTGGCGTCTATCATCTTCGTGACCCTCGGTCTCGTGTCTATAACTTTGATCCGTATTTGGGTTCAATTATGCCTGTAACCGAGTTTGATTTCGAAGCTCTGAAGGCATACATCACCTCGTCCAAAGATGATACTTTACGTGACATAGCTGTCAAGCAACAGAAGAAGTATGTTGGGTCTTCTTCGAGTATGACTTCGGTTCTCTCGCATTTCCATTACCTTCTTTCGAGCTGGCGAGCCGTCAATGTGAGCAGCGTGTCTCAAGGCTTTTCCGAGAAGTTGCGTTCTTTCACACGTCTCCTCCGCTCGCCCGCGGCCATGTTCCTTCGATACCAGGATGGAGTGTACGCCATCGACGCGGACAAGGAGTTTGATAACGCCAACATCCTGATGAACCTTGGAAAATCAATGGAGAAGCTCCTCACCTTGCCGAAAGATGATTTTGAGCGGTATCGCCGATCACACGAGAACAAGATCACGccggaagaagaggaggccgTACCCGAGTCCTACCATTTCACCACCTATGGCGATTTCATCATGCGGTCTCAGCTGGATGCCTATGATCCTCGCCTGCCGGGTACTGGAATGTTCGATTTGAAAACGCGTGCCGTTGTCTCGATTCGAATGGATGCAAAGAACTTTGAGCACGGTCTTGGATACGAGATCAAGGGTCGATTTGGCGACTTCGAGTCCTTTGAGCGGGAATACTTCGACATGATCCGCGCTGCGTTCCTGAAGTATTCTCTGCAGGTGCGCGTCGGCCGCATGGACGGGATCTTTGTCGCTTTCCACAACGTCGAGCGCATCTTCGGATTCCAGTATATCAGTCTTTCGGAGATGGACGAAGCCCTGCACGGACAGAGCGACACTGCGCTGGGAGATGAAGAGTTCAAGCTGAGCTTGGGGCTGTGGAATACAGTCCTCGACAAGGCGACTGCCCGGTTCCCCAAGCAATCGCTGCGCTTCCATTTTGAAACGAGAGACGCAACCTCTCCATTTATGTACATTTTTGCCGAGCCCGTCACagacgaggagatcgacGCCATCCAGACGAAGAACCAAGCCGAAATCGAGGCGTACCAGAagcgtcttctccgtcccGAACCAAAAGACGATATTAACGAGgacctcgacgccgcagcagcgacggaAGACCCATCGCCCTCTAAATCCTCAGAAGAGTCTGAGATCCTCTCCTCAAATACCAACACGCCCGAGTCACCCTCCTCAGAGGCCTCATCAGCCCCGATATACGACTCAGACGCTCCCCCCGACCCATCCTTCACCGAAGACCTAGAAAAGGGCGGGCAAGAAACCGAGCTCCTCGGAATGGTGCTCTCGGTCAAAAACAGCGTGAACAAAAAACCAGTCGACCGTCCTACCAACTTCAAGGCCGATGACGAATGGACCGTCGATTACGAGCTGAAAGAACTGGAGCCTTATCGGGCGCGCAGCTTATACGAAATgtgccagcgccgccgccgcgctgTTCTCGACGACCGtggcgaggacgagattGGCGTTGCGGCCAATGCTTATATTCGGCAGTTGCGCGAAGTCGCTAAGAAAGGTCGTAGCCAtcgcgagaaggagaatcaGCTTGACGAGAAGAACGGAGTGGTTGTGTTTAATGAACCGGTAAACTAATCTTGGGATGACGGAAGCATATCGTCTTGGGAGTTGTGGTAGGACATCTTGTACATTATTCTattgtgtttttttcttttcttcacttGTTTCTACTTTGGTCTGCGTCGGGTTATTACATTCCGGGGGATCTTGTATACAACCATACCCATTTGAACAACGGCAATTTTTGGTGAATAGAAATCCATTCTCCTCATGTTCTGTGTTCCAAGTATTTCTTTACCAAGTCAGGAAGATAAGGGACAAGCAAGAGCATCATAACATTAAACTAAGAACGAGGATATATTTTAACGCCATGACTGGTAGATGCAGACGCCCCATAGACAAGCACAGTCAATCCCATAGATGCACATGGAAACAAACGCCGAGAGAAAAACAATGGCAACTGCATCTCTATGAGAGATGGGGAGGCGGGTTATAAGCGTAAGATAACAAGACAGATGATCAAAGCATCTCAAATGGTGTAGAAACACCAGCAAAAGGGTATCATTGCCAGAAGGCAGAGCTGTGCGCGCGCGCGGGGAAGGAGAATCCAAGACccagaggaagagaaaaagaggggtggaggatggggagggaCCTTGGTTCTGTACAAAAGCGGATATGTACAATCCGACAGGAAGCAGTAACCACGAAAAAGTAAGCGCAGCTAGCACATCGGTCAGCACTCACAGCTCCTGCAAATCGAGTTTCGGCGGAGCCCAGTCCAGCTGAGGCGGCTTGTCATCCGTCTGAACGAACACCGTCGGCGGCCGTGAGTCGTGCTGCGCCTTCCGACGATCTTTCATGGCGTTCCCACTGAGAAACCCGCGTAGAGTGGACGAGGCCATGCCATAGGCACTGCGCGCACTGCGGTTGCCGATTGAGACGGTGCTGGAGCTGTTTGCACTGCGGACGCTATTCGATCTGTGGACGGATGAAGGCACGGCGGGGACGGGCCTTGCCATAcgtgaggatgaggaggacgaagaagagataATGCTTGATGGACCGAATTCTGAGGGCGCGCGAGCGGCTCGGGGGAGCGGAGCTGGTTCGCTTTGCGCCATTAAGCTGGACGTGAACTCGGCTGTGGGGacgcgaggaagaggccggcTTCCCGGGTCCTCTTCGGCAAGGTGGATAGATGATGCGGAGTCTTCTGGTGGCGAGGCACGGATTTCATCTGCTGATACTGCGACTTCGAACTTGAGTTCATCGAGCATCGTGCCGAGACTGGCGGCTGTCGCGGGCCGGCCATCGCTAGAGgcatcgtcgacgtcgtcTTCGATTCCGTGTGCGATATTGTGGTTGCGAAGAAGATATCGGCGCAGGCGAGCGACCTCCATGTCCCATTTTCGGTTCAGAGACTGCAGGACGAGCTCTACGTTGTGGTTTGCAAATGGAGACGTCTCCAGAGCGGCGGCAACATTCACCGGTGGATTTTTGCTCAACCGATGTCCAACGGGGGCATTGCCAACATTCATCGCTGCATGCAGAGAGCGACGGATCGAGTTCGCCGTAGAGCCTTGGACATTGCTTGCATCCCATCGGACATTGTCGACCTCCCGCCGCACCTTGTCGATGGACAGGGTTCGATCTCCATCCATGCATGAAAGACTGAGCAGGGTGCGGTTGCACTGCAGACCATTAACAAGCACGGTAAATGACTGAAGGTTAATATCGTTGTTCTCGCAATGCACCTCGCGCAGTGAGTTATTGCACTCCAAAACCGAAGCCAGAGTATTCGCGCCCTGGAGACCCAGGTTCTGGTGCTCGATTCGAAGCACCCTGAGAGATGTATTTTTCTTCAAGCCAGTCAGGGCTAGGTTGAGACCGATCCCGAAGCGGGCGACGTCCAGATGAGCATTTTCCCCGCTGATGTCCAACGCTTCTAGCGTCTCGTTCTCCTCAAACATGACCTGCAGAGCGCGGCACGTCTCTGGACCTGCATCGTACGGAAGAGACGCTTTAGAGATATCTAGATATCGCAGGCTGCTGTTTTTCCGGACTGCATTAACCAGTTCCCGGAAATGTTCCTCCTTTTTGAAATCAATCATCCGCATAGATAGGTGCGACGGGGTCTCGTTTTTCGCAATTGCGTCAAAAATAAACGAACAGCCATTGTCAAGCCGGTTCTCGTTGACATGCAAATGGAGGCTCCGCAGATTGTCGGGACCAGCCGCCATCGAATGCATGAACATGGCCACATCTTCTCCAGTCAGGCCGCACTGGTCGAGTCGGAGGACGCGGAGGTTTCGGGACCGATCACTGGCCAGGTAGGTGGCGATGGCATCCACTGTCTGGCGGTTGACAGTCGTTCGGCTGAGGGCCAATTCTTCAAGTCGCCAATTGAACAACATCTCTGCTGTGATGAGCGGCTCGGGGCCAGACGTCCGGGAGATGCGGGACAGGTTCATCTTGCGGATCTGACCAAAGTACCCGATGTACTGTTGAAGAACATCGGGGTTTAACCGTCCCTGGACGCCGGAGATATTGATGGCCTCGAGAGTAGACTCCTGTGCGACAATGGTTGACAGCAACATGTCCAGGTCATGAACGGACAGTCCGCAATCTCCGACCTCCAATGCTCTCAGATGACTCCGTCGTTGGGATGCCGCATCCACCAAGTAGTCAAGGTCCGATTCGCCGAGCTTGATCCCATTCAGAGCCACCCAATCGACGCTAGTCAGTTCGCGGCGACAAACAGGGAAAATGGCCTCTGGGATTCCACAGCCTGGATCACGAATCCCCTTGTCGAATGTTGGTGTCCGCGTCAGACAATACGAGAAATCGAGCCGACGCAGCCATTTGCTCTTCAAGACCAAACCTCGTATCTCTTCAGAAAGAACGGTGAGGTTTCCTTGGCCTGGAATTTGAACAAGACAACCTCCACGGTCAAGATGCACATCCATATCCGCCCCGTGAATATCACGAAGGCCCTGAAGCACATCGAGGTTGACGCCGCGAAAAGATATTGAGCGGAAAGATTCATTATACCGGAGGGCGCGCATGACCGCAATCAGCTCGAGCGCGTTGTATCTTGGCTGTCTTGGGGAAGCCGAGCGGAGTAATCGGAAGCAAGGAGCATCTTCACACTCCAAGTCAATCGTGTAACGAATGTTGGAGGTGTCAATGTCGTAACTGGCGGAGTAGGCGACCAGCGTGCGGTCGAAGCAGCCGTAATCCTCATCCAGCGCTACGGGCGGGAAGTTGTCGTCGTTTTGCAACTCACGCGGCACAACAAACTCATATGGCTGTCTGGTCCATAGAGGACGCAGGAACTCGGTGTGCTGTCGAATCCAGCCCGCAACTTCTACCGAGTGAACCGAGGCCAGGAAGACATTGAATGTTTTCTGAAATGGAACCCGGAACGAGAGGTGCAGGCTATCATCGCCGTACTCCATCGACAGCCCCGTCAGATTCATGAACCCAAAGGAGGCGCCCACGTCAAAGTCAGTGAGCGAGACCATCGACGATCGGCTGCCGGTCTTTTGCATTGGAATAAGATGGACTTTATGGGACCCAAGAGCGAGGTAGCAGCCGGTGGGCGACAACTTCGCCAGATCATCAGAGGAAGATCGCGTAGGTGACTTGCTCGAAGCGATTTGGATAACACGAAACATACGAAAAGCCTGTGGGTCGAAGTCTCGCTCGTGCTCCAGCATCCGAGTCACGTACTCGACCGAGCCTCGACTGAACGGCAGCGGTTCGTTTGCACGAGCCATCTGGGCGGCCTGACGAATGCCCACCATCCAAAGATTTAGTTCTTGAAGGTCGGGCGTCTGCATCTGAACCAAGGCAGCCTTGTGAGTGCGCTCATCCAGGTACGCTACCTCCACCGTTGGGGACAAACGTCCATCCTCCAGCATGTAGACCGCAATAATACTATTCAGCGGAATACCGGCAGACGAGTCGCCCGAGACCATCGGGTGCATGTCCTGCAATGAGCTTATCGAGGCAATTGATTGGCGGTGATTCGCCGGGGCCCGCACGTTATAGGAAGGTGGAATGGACGGGAAAGTATCGGCGGCCTTGCTCTGGGTCTTGAAACGGATGATATGCGTGTCTGTCAGAACGAGATACTgactcttctttctccacatGCTGCCAGTAGTCTGGATTTCCCCATGGTGGAGAATGGCGGATGACCACATCCCATTTCGGGGATCAATTACATGCTGGTCGTCTCCAAGCGAGCCGACCGACGCGCTGAGGGGGTCATTATCGTCTTCCAATGAGTGCAAGGACCGAAAGGACCCAAAGACGGAATTGCGTTTCTTCTGCAGCGACTTCCGGGGTCGGGGGTTCTCAAGAACAGGCGTCGATGCAGCGGCCAAGGTCGTGATGTCCGAGTGTGACGTCCCAGGCCGACGCAGGACATTAGGGCCAGTGGATCTTCTATTCGGGCTCTGGGCTCGGCCAAAGAACCCCGAATTGCGGCGTTTTTTGCTTTGCGCAAGGGCACCGTCCGAGGGTGTTCGATCATGGAGACGGGGCCGGAGAGGGGGCGCCGAGGTTGTGGACGAGGGACTGAAGACACTGCTGAAGCTCTTCCGCCGTTGCTTCTTGACCGCCatctcagccatggtggaagTCGGGCAGGTGTAAATAGATGTGGACGATAGGGAGAATTAATTAAGATAAAGAAAACGCTAGCGGCGCGAGGGTGGTGAGAATAAAAGTCTTATCTCATCAACGACCTCGACGTCGATCTCACTAGACGAACCGAGAGTATTAGCAACATTCCTAGCAAGCAACGATAACGACAAGCTGTACATACTGCAATCCGTCAGGGCGCCATGAGAAGCAATTGGGCAGAAAGGCAAGTGGGACCTCGAGCGAATATATCTACTAGCACCTCCAGACGAGTGGGCACCGCCGACACGTCAAGCAGCTGTCAACAATGTGGCGAAAGGAAAGAGGTTCGATTGCAATAGGAAGTAGGTTCGAGCGAGTGaccggaagaagaaatgaagGAGACAATCGCATCCGCCAGCAAGAAGTCGTGTCAGGGCAACCCAAAACGGCGGGAACAAGGGGATTGTGATCAATCGGGGGGGGATTTGAAGGTCAATCCGGCAAGGATGGAATCAAAGAGCGGGCGATCCGCACCAGAATGGACGAATGATCAGTGGGCGTGGGCGGGGAATGATGTCACGGGGGGAAATCCTGCGATGCAAACAGAACAGGGGAAAATGAAAAGAGCAGCCGGAGAGAGTAaaaaggaggaagagggaaaaggtggaggggaagagggaggaatggCCGAATGCAGTTAACCGCCCAACACTCCGGACGAACCGTTTGTACCGTGTGTTTCATATTGATTTTTCCTGATTTGCTTCTGGTTTCTATGTATTTTGAGACATGATGTACTTCGGAAATCAATACTTCTAGACCGCGCGATCGGACATTTTTGTCTTGATTGACTCTATTTACATCGTCCTAGATAGCTGCCGACCGTTGAGGCACTGAGACATGCGGTCGCACATATCGAATGGCATCCGCATTCGAGCCAAAGCCACGTAAGAGGCGTCTCCACCGCATGCATCAGCTAGGCTATCAGTGATAGTATGATTAGCCGACTATCACGACGATGTCTCCTTAGTGTCGGTGGGATTAGTGCTTAGTATCGAGTAGGAGACCACTCAGTGAGAGCGAACACGATCCACCACGCAGATCACCAGCACGGGCAACTCCACGCTCCTCCGGAATTGCAGCCGGAGGTCCAGGATAAGGAGGCCAGGGGTCGGGATCCTGATAGGGCCCTCGTTTCAGCCCGATCGCTCCAAGGGAAAAAGGGgcgacgagaaggaagaacTTTGGTGGTTCTGCGGTCTGTTTGTTGTACGTATGGAGCAGCCGAATAACCACACAAGCACCAACCCCACTGGAGCAGAGCTGTTGCAGATAGCTTCTGGAATTATtgggggaaaaaaagggCACCTGGCGAAGCTCTGGAATTCCGCCCCGCTTAAATCCCGCAGGATTCCTCATGGACGAGATCTCTCTTCCAGTTCCGCTTGCCGCCGCTCCGCGCGCTTGATACGGCGAACCAGTTCGATGTAATCATTCACCCTCCGCTCCGCCCAGATACAGCCGCCCAGGGTCATCGCGGCAATCTGCAGGAAGACCTTAAACTGAGGCGTCAGGCCGCGGTAGACGCGTGCCGTCGGCGAGATCCACGAGGAGAAGCCTTCGAGCGGACGGTAGAACAATCGCGAGCGGAGGCCGGCAGGGGAGAACGGTGAGGGGCGCGGTCGGGGTTGCGCGTCCGGACTGGCGGGTGGTGTAGGCGCAGTGAAGGTGAATGGATGAGGGAGGATCAGGATCATATGGGCGAGGATGGATACCGAGCCGAACTATAGCACGCGGTGAAGAAGCAGATGTTAGTCCCAGTTGCGCAAGGTTGTGTTTGGCGGACATACTCGGAACACGCCAGTCATGAAGCCCTTGGCGGCTTCGCGTGTAAGTTCCTCTGGCGGCTCGATGTCTCCTCTTTGACTTGGCGGGGgaggcatggtggatggCTATTTACTGAAGGTTGAATGTTTTTGTTGTAAGATTGGGCGGGAGATTTGGAACAGGGATAGAGGAGAAGCTGAGGAAAAACTCTGCTTTCAATTGAGTTCCAGTGAGGCCAGCACCGGGaaggaaaaacaagaagCAAGAGCTGTGCAAGTGAGTAGGAGATGGATAGAGAACAAAAATAATGACCGGAGGAGAGGACCGGATCAATAATAATCCCACTCAACGATCTCCGATCCGAGAAAAAGCCGCCAACCTCCAACTATACCCAACTCACTCTCCACGGCACACCCACAccccatcatggccctcgCCGCGCGCACAGCATCCCTCTCACGGGACACAAACGAAACCAAAATCCAAGTCTCCCTCAgtctcgacggcggcgtccTACCTCCCTACGAGCCCTCCACCCACTTCTCCCCCCCAAGCGACCCGCAAGAAGCCTCCGCCGCCAAGAATGGCATTGTGCCGCCCAAGGATGCCGGGCATGCGACGCAGTTCACGGCGACCCAGCAGATCACTGTGAGCACAGGGATCGGGTTCCTGGATCATATGCTGCATGCGATGGCGAAGCATGCGGGGTGGAGTTTGGCGGTGCGGGCAAAGGGAGATTTATACAGTGCGTCCtgctcctctctctctctctctctctctctctccttccaatTGGCAAGtgagaggagaaagaagtCAATTGGATATACTTTACGCATACACTTACTAACAATCTCATCTACAGTTGACGACCACCACACAACAGAAGACACATTTCTCGCCATCGGCTCAGCATTCACACAAGCCCTAGGTGCACGGCAGTCGCTCACGCGCTTCGGACGCGGTGACGCCCccctcgacgaggccctCTCATGGGCCGTGATCGATCTCTCCAGCCGACCATGGGCAGTCATCGACCTGGGGTTCAAGCGGGAGAAGATCGGCGACCTCAGCACCGAGATGATCACGCATGGCTTGCAGAGCTTCGCGCAGGCAGCGGGCGTGACCCTGCATGTGGGCTGCACGTATGGCGATAATGACCACCATCGCGCGGAGAGCGCGTTCAAGGCGCTTGCGGTGGCGATGAGGACGGCCTGTGCGAGGCGGACTGGGGGGGAGGTTGGGGCCGGGGATGTGGTTAGTACTAAGGGTGTTCTTTAAAATTGAAATTAGGAAGTTCAATTGTAAATATGCGATGTGTATGTGTGATGAGATGGGATTAGAATACATGGTATCTTGGTTGATCTTGTGGTCAATTGTTCTGAAGTATAGCAAGTACAGTATGTGCGGGATGATAATCATGTCGATACCAATTCATTGCTAAACAAATCTCTAATACTGCCATAAATGCATCAATCGTGAATACTTGAATCATCCCCAAAACACCCGCCGAAGAACCTGCTTCGACAACACCCGATCCACCCTGCCATGCGCCAGCCCAACACAAAAGAATGAATCACGAGTTCACCCCAAGAGCCTTGATAGCCCTCTGCCAATACTCCTTCCTCTCATCCGTCACAGAGGTACCCACACAATCACTAATATACCGCTGCCAtccctcctcgtcgccagcCTGCAAAGCAGTCCGGACCTCCTTAGAGCACTGGGTGGTCAAGAACCACGCCCCCGAGCCGAAGTCGTAGCCGTGGTTATcgcggagcagatccagcagatcgGCGGGGT carries:
- a CDS encoding uncharacterized protein (ID:PFLUO_002465-T1.cds;~source:funannotate); this encodes MFRASLRSVSDPLRDHVCLSCLARRVGSPNKLRAFHSTSLFISRNKRTRPHFLTQTRFRGYAAETQESPDKNQTGKTSKTLHPDSQESIQVTAQPISAAEKFSRQPQPQPSRDEQERQEEEREQGGEGKKEKKKTLPVGNTKRKARLKAKQKKKATSLALSQADKKAAGKDLTENEKAAEDKKVKEKRKKATGARKKAAAEDSTAAADKKEKKKKKEKRGKAAEEKKARLEKMKAAATDTTATADKKEKKKKEKKSAADKQDTDKQEVKGQNEEVAAPRVTEQPNPLPPRKAKREREENPATKSKSILRQDEGSLHARQPLTPLDIPLAPVPTLSFGLERVLFNPGVYHLRDPRSRVYNFDPYLGSIMPVTEFDFEALKAYITSSKDDTLRDIAVKQQKKYVGSSSSMTSVLSHFHYLLSSWRAVNVSSVSQGFSEKLRSFTRLLRSPAAMFLRYQDGVYAIDADKEFDNANILMNLGKSMEKLLTLPKDDFERYRRSHENKITPEEEEAVPESYHFTTYGDFIMRSQLDAYDPRLPGTGMFDLKTRAVVSIRMDAKNFEHGLGYEIKGRFGDFESFEREYFDMIRAAFLKYSLQVRVGRMDGIFVAFHNVERIFGFQYISLSEMDEALHGQSDTALGDEEFKLSLGLWNTVLDKATARFPKQSLRFHFETRDATSPFMYIFAEPVTDEEIDAIQTKNQAEIEAYQKRLLRPEPKDDINEDLDAAAATEDPSPSKSSEESEILSSNTNTPESPSSEASSAPIYDSDAPPDPSFTEDLEKGGQETELLGMVLSVKNSVNKKPVDRPTNFKADDEWTVDYELKELEPYRARSLYEMCQRRRRAVLDDRGEDEIGVAANAYIRQLREVAKKGRSHREKENQLDEKNGVVVFNEPVN
- a CDS encoding uncharacterized protein (ID:PFLUO_002466-T1.cds;~source:funannotate) — protein: MAEMAVKKQRRKSFSSVFSPSSTTSAPPLRPRLHDRTPSDGALAQSKKRRNSGFFGRAQSPNRRSTGPNVLRRPGTSHSDITTLAAASTPVLENPRPRKSLQKKRNSVFGSFRSLHSLEDDNDPLSASVGSLGDDQHVIDPRNGMWSSAILHHGEIQTTGSMWRKKSQYLVLTDTHIIRFKTQSKAADTFPSIPPSYNVRAPANHRQSIASISSLQDMHPMVSGDSSAGIPLNSIIAVYMLEDGRLSPTVEVAYLDERTHKAALVQMQTPDLQELNLWMVGIRQAAQMARANEPLPFSRGSVEYVTRMLEHERDFDPQAFRMFRVIQIASSKSPTRSSSDDLAKLSPTGCYLALGSHKVHLIPMQKTGSRSSMVSLTDFDVGASFGFMNLTGLSMEYGDDSLHLSFRVPFQKTFNVFLASVHSVEVAGWIRQHTEFLRPLWTRQPYEFVVPRELQNDDNFPPVALDEDYGCFDRTLVAYSASYDIDTSNIRYTIDLECEDAPCFRLLRSASPRQPRYNALELIAVMRALRYNESFRSISFRGVNLDVLQGLRDIHGADMDVHLDRGGCLVQIPGQGNLTVLSEEIRGLVLKSKWLRRLDFSYCLTRTPTFDKGIRDPGCGIPEAIFPVCRRELTSVDWVALNGIKLGESDLDYLVDAASQRRSHLRALEVGDCGLSVHDLDMLLSTIVAQESTLEAINISGVQGRLNPDVLQQYIGYFGQIRKMNLSRISRTSGPEPLITAEMLFNWRLEELALSRTTVNRQTVDAIATYLASDRSRNLRVLRLDQCGLTGEDVAMFMHSMAAGPDNLRSLHLHVNENRLDNGCSFIFDAIAKNETPSHLSMRMIDFKKEEHFRELVNAVRKNSSLRYLDISKASLPYDAGPETCRALQVMFEENETLEALDISGENAHLDVARFGIGLNLALTGLKKNTSLRVLRIEHQNLGLQGANTLASVLECNNSLREVHCENNDINLQSFTVLVNGLQCNRTLLSLSCMDGDRTLSIDKVRREVDNVRWDASNVQGSTANSIRRSLHAAMNVGNAPVGHRLSKNPPVNVAAALETSPFANHNVELVLQSLNRKWDMEVARLRRYLLRNHNIAHGIEDDVDDASSDGRPATAASLGTMLDELKFEVAVSADEIRASPPEDSASSIHLAEEDPGSRPLPRVPTAEFTSSLMAQSEPAPLPRAARAPSEFGPSSIISSSSSSSSRMARPVPAVPSSVHRSNSVRSANSSSTVSIGNRSARSAYGMASSTLRGFLSGNAMKDRRKAQHDSRPPTVFVQTDDKPPQLDWAPPKLDLQEL
- a CDS encoding uncharacterized protein (ID:PFLUO_002467-T1.cds;~source:funannotate), with translation MPPPPSQRGDIEPPEELTREAAKGFMTGVFRFGSVSILAHMILILPHPFTFTAPTPPASPDAQPRPRPSPFSPAGLRSRLFYRPLEGFSSWISPTARVYRGLTPQFKVFLQIAAMTLGGCIWAERRVNDYIELVRRIKRAERRQAELEERSRP
- a CDS encoding uncharacterized protein (ID:PFLUO_002468-T1.cds;~source:funannotate), which gives rise to MALAARTASLSRDTNETKIQVSLSLDGGVLPPYEPSTHFSPPSDPQEASAAKNGIVPPKDAGHATQFTATQQITVSTGIGFLDHMLHAMAKHAGWSLAVRAKGDLYIDDHHTTEDTFLAIGSAFTQALGARQSLTRFGRGDAPLDEALSWAVIDLSSRPWAVIDLGFKREKIGDLSTEMITHGLQSFAQAAGVTLHVGCTYGDNDHHRAESAFKALAVAMRTACARRTGGEVGAGDVVSTKGVL